Genomic DNA from Paenibacillus borealis:
ATCCATCTGATGATGGCCGGGGCCTGCCTGTCCATTCTGCCGATGCTGCTGGCGTATATTCTGGCGAACAAGACCTTCATCCAGGTTACGGCCGGTTCGGTGAAAGGGTAGCTATAATCTTGTATGTGCAAAGGAGAATCTTCCATAATGAACGATCTGACGATAGGAACACTTACTTCAAGTCCGGTAATGGTCCGGCATCCGCTTAACCCGATTCTGAAGCCTGCGGATGTCCCGTACGGGCCGGCTATGGTATTCAACGCCGGGGTGACGAAATTCAAGGGCAGATATGTAATGGTATTCCGCAATGACTACGGGGATGAGAGTACGGGGATCGTCGCTCCTCATCATACAACGAATCTGGGACTGGCCTTCAGCGATGACGGAGTAAGCTGGGAGGTGCAGCCGGAGCCCTGCTGGTCCTGGCATGATGAGGAAGTGGTCCGGGTGTATGATCCGCGTCTGACTGTGATTGGCGAACGCTGCTATCTGTGCTTCGCCGTCGATACGCTTCACGGCCTGCGCGGCGGGATTGCCGTGACGGACGATTTCCGCTCCTTCGAGGTGCTGAGCCTGTCGCTGCCGGATAACCGTAATATGGTGCTGTTCCCGGAACAGATCGGCGGCAAATATGTCAGGCTTGAGCGTCCGCTGCCCGTCTACAGCCGGGGAGGACTGGACCGCTTCGACATGTGGATGAGTGATTCCCCGGACCTGAAGTATTGGGGGAGTCACAAGCTGTTGCTGGCTGTTGAGAATGTGGCGTATGCCAATGACAAGGTGGGTCCCGGCGCCCCTCCCGTTAAGACGGACAAGGGCTGGCTGACGACATTCCATGCCGTGGATCTCGACCGCAGCCGGGGCAAGAACGGCTGGGAAGACAGCTGGAAAAAGCGCTATACTGCCGGAATTATGCTGCTTGACCTTGAAGATCCCAACCGGATTATCGGCCGGGCGGCAGCGCCGCTGCTGGCACCGGAGGCGCTGTATGAAACCTCGGGCGGGTTCCGCAACGATGTGATTTTTCCCGGCGGGATGATCCTGGAGGATACCGGGGAGGTCAAAATTTATTACGGTGCTGCGGATACGGTGGAATGTCTGGCGACTGCGCATGTAGATGACCTGCTCCGGCTCTGTCTGGAGTAGGGTACTGAATAACTAAACCGGCCTTACAAGGAGGACGATGATGAATCACGGACATATTAATTACGGAGATATGAAATATGGACAGATTACCCTGCCATCTGCAGCTGTGCCGGTCTCCCGCGAGGTAGATGTGCTGGTGATCGGCGGCGGGGCGGCGGGCATTGCCGCCGCCATCTCCGCTGCCGAAGGCGGCGCAAGCACCATGATCGTGGAGCAGCGGGGTTATTTTGGCGGCATGGGAACTGTAGCGCTTGTACCTGCCTTCTGTCCCTACACGGACAAGGTCAAGCCGATTATCCGCGGCCTCGGCCTGAAGCTGATGGAGCGGATGAAGCAGTCCTGCGAGCCGGGCTATCAGGAGGAATACCGCGAAATGCTGGACTGGGTGCCCATTGATCCGGAAGTACTTAAGCGCGTCTACGACGATGCCATTCTCGAGAGCGGTGTGACGCCGCTGTTTCATACCTTTGTCTATGATGTTGTGCTGTCACCGGATGGACAGAGTGTCGAGGGCGTGATTATTGTCAACAAATCGGGGCGGTCCTTCATCCGCTGCCGATATATTATTGACTGCACAGGTGACGGGGACATCGCTGCCCTGTCGGGCGTTCCTTTCCAGAAAGGCGGCGGGGAAGGAGAGCTTCAGCCGGGCAGCATGTGTTATCTGCTGGCGAATGTGGACCGCAAGGAGTTCAACCGCTTCCTGGAAGAAACGGGAGATACGGGTCAGCTGCACCGGACGGTTGAACTGGCAATGGCTGAAGGGGCGCTGCCGGAAGGCCGTAAATCGATTTCCGGCCTGGCCTGGGTCAGTGATTATCTGGTCGGCGTCAACTTCGGCCATGTGTTCGGGGTGGATGGAACGAAGGCCGAGGAGCTGACACGCGGAGCGATTGAAGGCCGCCGGACCGTGCTGCGGCAGCTGGAATTCTTCCGCAAGTATGTGCCGGGCTTCGGGGCGGCACATCTGGTGGCAAGCGGTGAGCAGCTTGGCATCCGAGAGACGCGGCGTATCCAGGGCGATTATATGCTGACCGTGGACGACTTCATTGCGGCGCGCTCTTTTCCGGATGATATCGCCCGCAATGCCTATTACATCGATATCCACCTGGCTACCAGCAAGAGTGATATGACCTTCAATCATCTGCCGCCGGGAGTCTCCCACGGCGTGCCTTACAGGGTCATGCTTCCCGTAGGCATCCGCAATCTGTGGGTAGCCGGGCGCTCCGTGTCCTCGGATCGGGCGGTTCAGGGCTCTCTGCGGGTGATGCCGAACTGCTTCTCGATGGGCCAGGCCTGCGGGACGGCAGCATCGCTGGCGCTGCGGGACGGCGCGAATTCCCGCAGCATCTCGATCCCTGAGCTTCAGCAGCGTCTGCTGGAGCAGGATGTGTGGCTGGGGGAGGGTTTCGTTCCGGGCACCGGGGCGGCCGACAGCAGGGAAGCAGGGGAACGGCGGTGAAGAGCCTTCCTCTGACGGATGAGTGGTTCCACGGCGCGGTTTCGCTGGAGCACCGGGAGGAGGGGATCAAGCCCTGGCGTATTCCTTACCGGGATTATGACTTGTATCCGCCGGACGGGATCAACGGCAAGGCGGAGATCTGCTCCGGTATCCGGCTGCGGCTGGCCACCGGCTCCCGGATACTGGCCTTGTCGTTCAGTCCGCTTGCGGAGGCTGCCGCACTGGACTGTCTTATTGGCGGCGTGCTGCTCCAGACGCTCCGGCTTGCTGCGGGCGGCACGGAAGCCTTATTCACCGGGCTTCCGTCCGGTATGAAGGAGCTGGAAATCTATCTGCCGCAGAATACCGGCATTACGCTAAGCGGGCTGCAGATCGAAGATGAAGCGGCTGCTGAACCGCTGCCGGATAACCGGCCAAGGTGGATCACCTATGGAAGCTCCATCACCCAGTGTGTGGCAGCGTCGAGCCCTTCGCGCACCTGGCCGGTCATTGCCGCCGGGAAGTGCGGCTTTCATCTGACCAATCTCGGCTTCTCCGGCAACTGCCTGATGGAGCCGATGGCGGGCCGCTTGATCCGCGATTTGCCGGCTGAGCTGATTACCTTGTGCGTCGGAGTGAATATATACGGTGCAGCAGCCTCCAGCCCGCGGATGTTCAAGCCGCTGCTGATCGGCATGCTGGAGACGATCCGTGAGAAGCATAAGGAGACGCCGCTGGCCGTCATCTCTCCGATCTACGGGACGGAGCGGGAGACGGAGGAGAACAAGCTCGGCTTCACCCTGCCGCTCATGCGCCGGGAGATTGCGGAAACCGCGAAGCTGCTGCAGGAACGGGGAGACCGTCATCTGCATTACCTGGACGGCCTCGAATGGTTCGGCCCGGAGGATGGCAGGCTGCTGACGGATGGCCTGCATCCGGGAGCCGAAGGCTACGAACTGCTGGGAAGCCGTTTCGGCGGCAGGCTGGAGGCTGCGCTTCAGGGCGGGCGGTTGTAGCCAGGCGGTGGCGCGTTGATGGAAAGGATTGTGTTAAGCAGCAGGCCCTCTTGTAACCGGGGGCCTGCTGCTTTTATTAATTTTACCGATCCAGTTCGACTGGCGGAGATTAAGTGGAAAAAGATCATTTAATTTCCTTGAAATTGACTATTCTCATGAATTAGTTGGAAAAAATACATTTAGTTTCCTTAGATTGGCTTGCTTCGGGTGAATTGTCTTGAATAAGTGTCGTTTATCCATCTAATTTTATATGATCGCTTGGCATCATGAAATTAGGTGTACTATTTCCACTAAATGTTCTTGGACCTTCAATTAAAAACGTTATGGATGGGTTACAGCATACACCTGAGGCCTTAATAGTCGCTAAAGTTATAATACTTCTAAATAATTCCATATATTCTTATTGAGTGGATATGAACTTATCCAAGTTTACGGCTGTTGCCCTCTGCTTGTTCACCTCTCGTCCACCTGCTCCTCCACCTGCCTCTCTACCTGCCCGTCCTGACTCGCTAATCCCCATCTTATCAGCAGGCCATCCTCTAAATGCAGCGGTTCCGGACGCCTGAAGGATCGGCATGGAGCGGGTTCCGCCACTGTCCCTGCGACTCTTCCTACAACGCTCTCAGATCCGTTCCTCTTGACGCCGGGCGGGGACGCGCCGTATTGTACAAGGGACAAGTGCCGTAAGTCTCAGGTGTAATTATGCAGGTCAGAGAGACGAAGCGGAGGAAGGGTAGAGTATGGGGATATTCTTAGCGATTGGGAGCAAAGTCTGGCGCCAGCTCGCAGGCAGATATTACCGGATATCGATCAAGCAGAGGATTCTGTTCTCTTTCATTGTTCTGATAACGCTATCAATCAGCGCGATGGGCAGTTTCTCGTATTGGATTGCCGCGCAGGAGATTGAGGATAATGCCTATGCCAGCAGCCAGGAAACGGTAAGCAAAACCACACAGCTGCTCGATTCCCGGCTGAACGATGTGGCCTTGTCCGTGCAGTCGCTGATGCTGAGCGATGCCTACCGGAAGATGATGCTCGATGTGTTCAGCCATGATGTGTCGAATTATTATGTGCATCTGTCAGATCTGCAATATGTGCTCTCCCAGGCAACGTTCAATCAGCCGATTATCGAGAATGTGCTGATCGTTACGCCGATCGGCGATTTCTACTCCACCACCCAGATCCGTGCGCAGGACAACTCGTTCTACGGCTCGGAATTAAATGATCTGAGTAAGGAGCAGCCGGGCGGCTACTGGGCCAAAGGGCATTATGACCGGCTGTTCACGGGGAACCAGCGGGTGATCTCCTTCGTGGTCCGGGGAATCTATGAATACCCGTATACGCCGATCAGCAATGTGTATATCGTGGTGAACATCAAGGAGAGCCGGATTGACGGCCTGCTGAATCAGGGCGGGGAGCAGCCCGGCCGGAATTATTACCTGCTGAGCGGAGAAGGGGATGCGGTGGTAGAATCCCGTTGGCCGTTCCGCGGCAGGTTCCCCTGGAAGCCTGTGCTGGCGGAGTCCGGGGATGAGGCTGCTCAGCAGGAACACACCTACCGCTATGACGGCAAAGAGTATCTGGTGAATTATAAAAGATCGGCAGCCTCACCGGACTGGATCATCTCCGGCATGCAGTCCCGGGATCAGCTGCTGGGCAAGCTGCAGCGGGTGCAGCGAACAACGCTGTATGTCATCGGTGTTTTTCTGCTGACGACCTGGCTGATCTCCAATCAGCTGACTTCAGCCCTGCTGAAGCCGCTGTTCAAGCTCCGGCGGCTGATGCGCAGGGTGGAGGAGAACCAGCTCAGTGTGGTGTATGAGAGCAGGTACGATGATGAGATCGCCCAGGTTGGCTTCCAGTTCAACCGGATGATGTCGGAGATCAAGGC
This window encodes:
- a CDS encoding glycoside hydrolase family 130 protein — encoded protein: MNDLTIGTLTSSPVMVRHPLNPILKPADVPYGPAMVFNAGVTKFKGRYVMVFRNDYGDESTGIVAPHHTTNLGLAFSDDGVSWEVQPEPCWSWHDEEVVRVYDPRLTVIGERCYLCFAVDTLHGLRGGIAVTDDFRSFEVLSLSLPDNRNMVLFPEQIGGKYVRLERPLPVYSRGGLDRFDMWMSDSPDLKYWGSHKLLLAVENVAYANDKVGPGAPPVKTDKGWLTTFHAVDLDRSRGKNGWEDSWKKRYTAGIMLLDLEDPNRIIGRAAAPLLAPEALYETSGGFRNDVIFPGGMILEDTGEVKIYYGAADTVECLATAHVDDLLRLCLE
- a CDS encoding FAD-dependent oxidoreductase gives rise to the protein MMNHGHINYGDMKYGQITLPSAAVPVSREVDVLVIGGGAAGIAAAISAAEGGASTMIVEQRGYFGGMGTVALVPAFCPYTDKVKPIIRGLGLKLMERMKQSCEPGYQEEYREMLDWVPIDPEVLKRVYDDAILESGVTPLFHTFVYDVVLSPDGQSVEGVIIVNKSGRSFIRCRYIIDCTGDGDIAALSGVPFQKGGGEGELQPGSMCYLLANVDRKEFNRFLEETGDTGQLHRTVELAMAEGALPEGRKSISGLAWVSDYLVGVNFGHVFGVDGTKAEELTRGAIEGRRTVLRQLEFFRKYVPGFGAAHLVASGEQLGIRETRRIQGDYMLTVDDFIAARSFPDDIARNAYYIDIHLATSKSDMTFNHLPPGVSHGVPYRVMLPVGIRNLWVAGRSVSSDRAVQGSLRVMPNCFSMGQACGTAASLALRDGANSRSISIPELQQRLLEQDVWLGEGFVPGTGAADSREAGERR
- a CDS encoding SGNH/GDSL hydrolase family protein yields the protein MKSLPLTDEWFHGAVSLEHREEGIKPWRIPYRDYDLYPPDGINGKAEICSGIRLRLATGSRILALSFSPLAEAAALDCLIGGVLLQTLRLAAGGTEALFTGLPSGMKELEIYLPQNTGITLSGLQIEDEAAAEPLPDNRPRWITYGSSITQCVAASSPSRTWPVIAAGKCGFHLTNLGFSGNCLMEPMAGRLIRDLPAELITLCVGVNIYGAAASSPRMFKPLLIGMLETIREKHKETPLAVISPIYGTERETEENKLGFTLPLMRREIAETAKLLQERGDRHLHYLDGLEWFGPEDGRLLTDGLHPGAEGYELLGSRFGGRLEAALQGGRL
- a CDS encoding cache domain-containing sensor histidine kinase: MGIFLAIGSKVWRQLAGRYYRISIKQRILFSFIVLITLSISAMGSFSYWIAAQEIEDNAYASSQETVSKTTQLLDSRLNDVALSVQSLMLSDAYRKMMLDVFSHDVSNYYVHLSDLQYVLSQATFNQPIIENVLIVTPIGDFYSTTQIRAQDNSFYGSELNDLSKEQPGGYWAKGHYDRLFTGNQRVISFVVRGIYEYPYTPISNVYIVVNIKESRIDGLLNQGGEQPGRNYYLLSGEGDAVVESRWPFRGRFPWKPVLAESGDEAAQQEHTYRYDGKEYLVNYKRSAASPDWIISGMQSRDQLLGKLQRVQRTTLYVIGVFLLTTWLISNQLTSALLKPLFKLRRLMRRVEENQLSVVYESRYDDEIAQVGFQFNRMMSEIKALIEDVKSKEEDKRHAEIRALTAQMEPHFLYNTLNTIYCKSVMGENDDVNEMILALSQMFQIGLSGGKDLISLEDELSHVRQYFAIQQKCYEDLFEYTVTVEDEELLACQIPKIMLQPVVENSIQHGFSDRSGGGRIDITVGREQGMLHISLADNGRGLDAASVKQGMNTAPLSKKGYALFNIRHRLMLYYGADARMEVDGEPGKGSRTDLWIPLWEER